A window of the Nitrospira sp. genome harbors these coding sequences:
- a CDS encoding TRAFs-binding domain-containing protein yields the protein MTTCFVVQGFGKKTDFTDGRVLDLDASYAIIKEAVEVAGLKCIRADEIQHSGTIDLPMYQQLLQADLVIADLSTYNVNAAFELGVRYGLRPHATIIVAEEGFKNPFDVGHIVIRRYKHLGEDIGTKEAKRFRDDLKQAIAEILAEPKTDSPVYTFLPRLSPPREEQAAASVELKAAAAATGGTRGSVGFNQNGTDAGPAAQSAKSSLDAALERIAASDFVAACPLMEEVHKQRPNDSFIVQQLALATYKAKQPTPEAALLKAKKILEELSPATTNDPETLGLWGAIHKRLWDLNGQKSDLNESIVAYERGFYLKQDYYNGINLALLLDLRGLIALKAGQRDEGVADVVQARRIRRDVIRYAEQALANDMTDDKRYWVVATLWEATMGLRDEAEAQKWRARARALRVPAWMLETTESQIRSSQARLLEIAQLSAQ from the coding sequence ATGACTACCTGTTTTGTCGTCCAAGGTTTCGGGAAGAAGACGGACTTCACTGACGGTCGTGTACTCGATTTGGATGCCTCCTACGCCATTATTAAGGAAGCGGTTGAGGTGGCTGGACTCAAGTGTATCCGTGCCGACGAGATTCAGCATTCCGGCACCATCGATCTGCCGATGTACCAGCAACTGTTACAGGCGGATTTGGTGATAGCGGATCTTTCGACGTACAACGTCAATGCCGCCTTCGAACTGGGCGTGCGTTATGGACTCAGGCCCCATGCCACCATCATCGTCGCCGAGGAGGGCTTCAAGAATCCGTTTGATGTCGGTCATATCGTCATCCGGCGTTATAAGCACCTGGGAGAGGATATCGGTACAAAGGAGGCGAAGCGGTTCCGTGACGATCTCAAGCAGGCCATCGCGGAGATCCTTGCCGAGCCCAAGACCGACAGTCCGGTCTATACCTTCTTGCCTCGGCTAAGCCCGCCGCGGGAGGAGCAAGCGGCGGCTTCGGTTGAGCTGAAGGCAGCTGCGGCTGCGACAGGCGGAACGCGAGGATCGGTTGGCTTCAACCAGAATGGGACCGATGCCGGCCCGGCTGCGCAAAGCGCCAAGTCCTCATTGGATGCCGCCTTGGAGAGGATTGCGGCAAGTGACTTCGTCGCCGCCTGTCCGCTGATGGAGGAGGTTCATAAGCAACGGCCCAACGACAGCTTCATCGTCCAGCAGCTCGCGCTGGCAACCTATAAGGCCAAGCAGCCGACCCCCGAAGCGGCTCTGCTCAAGGCCAAAAAGATTCTTGAGGAACTGTCGCCGGCTACGACCAACGATCCGGAGACGTTGGGGCTGTGGGGCGCGATTCACAAACGGCTGTGGGATCTCAATGGTCAGAAGTCAGACCTGAACGAGAGCATCGTGGCCTATGAGCGTGGGTTCTATCTCAAGCAGGACTACTACAACGGCATCAACCTCGCGCTCTTGCTTGACCTTCGAGGATTGATTGCCCTCAAGGCTGGCCAACGCGATGAAGGCGTCGCGGACGTCGTGCAAGCCAGGCGAATCCGACGTGATGTGATTCGCTATGCTGAGCAGGCGCTTGCGAACGATATGACGGACGACAAACGCTACTGGGTTGTCGCGACGCTTTGGGAAGCAACGATGGGATTGCGCGACGAAGCGGAGGCGCAAAAGTGGCGGGCCCGGGCGCGAGCGCTAAGGGTGCCGGCCTGGATGCTCGAAACCACTGAGAGCCAGATCCGCTCCAGCCAGGCGAGGTTGCTGGAGATTGCGCAGCTGAGCGCCCAATGA
- a CDS encoding patatin-like phospholipase family protein: MSEHLNARITAKGPKKILALDGGGIRGMMTIEVLAQIENLLRKNLNKGEGFRLAHFFDFVAGTSTGAIIAACISYGMKVSEIRDFYISSGEKMFDKAFVLKRFRHKYEDEKLAEKLQEVFGKDTTLGSDKLQTVLMMVMRNATTDSPWPMSNNPFAKYNQRDRKDGNLNIPLWQLIRASTAAPVYFPPEVVTFAPGTPKEYQFIFVDGGITMYNNPSFQAFLMATVEPYKMGWATGEEQLLVVSIGTGTSPQANFNLAPEELNVMYNATSLPSALMYAALNEQDLLCRVFGNCLAGDLLDREVGDLIGKKGPVSPKLFTYMRYNAELSKQGLADLGLSEIKPEDVQQLDSVEHIDKLLRVGQAVATRKVSPEHFKGFV, encoded by the coding sequence ATGAGCGAGCATCTGAACGCCCGCATCACGGCCAAAGGACCAAAGAAAATTCTTGCCCTCGACGGCGGCGGGATTCGCGGCATGATGACCATCGAGGTGCTGGCGCAAATCGAGAACCTTCTGCGGAAAAACCTGAACAAGGGAGAGGGTTTTCGACTGGCCCACTTCTTTGATTTCGTCGCGGGCACGAGTACGGGAGCGATCATCGCGGCCTGCATTTCCTATGGCATGAAGGTGTCCGAGATCCGTGATTTCTATATCAGTAGCGGCGAGAAGATGTTCGATAAAGCCTTTGTGCTCAAACGCTTTCGCCATAAGTATGAGGATGAGAAGCTTGCGGAAAAGTTACAAGAGGTATTCGGCAAGGACACCACGCTGGGGAGTGACAAGCTGCAGACGGTCCTCATGATGGTTATGCGCAACGCCACGACGGATTCCCCGTGGCCTATGTCGAATAATCCCTTTGCGAAGTACAACCAGCGGGACCGAAAGGACGGCAATCTCAATATTCCGCTGTGGCAACTGATCCGTGCGAGTACAGCGGCGCCGGTGTATTTCCCCCCTGAAGTAGTGACGTTCGCTCCGGGAACGCCGAAGGAGTATCAATTTATCTTCGTCGATGGTGGGATTACTATGTACAACAATCCCTCCTTCCAAGCCTTTCTGATGGCGACTGTGGAGCCGTATAAGATGGGGTGGGCGACCGGGGAGGAGCAGTTGCTGGTGGTGTCAATCGGCACTGGGACTAGTCCTCAGGCGAATTTCAATTTGGCACCTGAAGAGTTGAATGTGATGTACAACGCCACATCGCTGCCTTCTGCGTTGATGTATGCTGCGCTCAATGAACAGGATTTGCTGTGCCGGGTCTTTGGGAACTGTTTGGCCGGGGATCTGCTCGATCGAGAGGTGGGGGATCTCATCGGGAAGAAGGGGCCGGTTTCACCCAAACTCTTCACCTATATGCGCTATAACGCAGAGCTCAGCAAACAAGGCCTCGCCGATCTGGGGTTGAGTGAGATCAAACCAGAAGATGTGCAACAACTGGATTCCGTCGAGCACATCGACAAGCTGCTGCGCGTGGGCCAAGCCGTCGCGACGCGCAAAGTGTCGCCGGAGCACTTCAAGGGATTTGTTTGA
- a CDS encoding peptidylprolyl isomerase — MRRPYLFFALSTWSAVLLLSTVAACAGDQKKGASATTVSNGKQVSLEYTLKLDDQSVVDTNVGKEPLRVTQGSHQIIPGVEKQIEGMAVGEKKKFSVAPTDGYGTVDPKAFQEIDKNKIPADAQKVGAQLEGKTAEGKKVFPRVSEVKNDTVVLDFNHPLAGKTLHFDVKVLDVAQASSK, encoded by the coding sequence ATGAGACGCCCATACCTATTCTTTGCGCTGTCTACTTGGAGCGCAGTTCTCTTGTTATCGACGGTGGCTGCATGCGCCGGAGACCAGAAGAAAGGAGCCTCAGCGACGACGGTCTCGAACGGAAAACAAGTGAGCCTGGAGTACACCCTGAAACTGGACGATCAATCAGTCGTCGATACCAACGTCGGTAAGGAACCGTTAAGAGTCACTCAGGGCAGTCATCAAATTATTCCTGGGGTCGAGAAACAGATCGAGGGGATGGCGGTCGGCGAGAAAAAGAAGTTCTCGGTAGCCCCAACCGACGGCTACGGCACCGTCGATCCGAAAGCATTTCAGGAGATCGACAAAAACAAAATACCGGCGGATGCTCAGAAGGTTGGAGCACAGTTGGAGGGAAAAACCGCTGAGGGGAAAAAGGTTTTTCCGCGTGTTTCCGAAGTGAAAAACGATACGGTCGTCCTGGATTTCAACCATCCGCTGGCCGGCAAAACACTCCATTTCGATGTCAAAGTCCTGGACGTCGCGCAAGCATCATCGAAGTAA
- a CDS encoding VOC family protein, whose amino-acid sequence MPTIQRITPCLWFDDQAEEAAQFYLSIFTRSRMGPITRYGEAGAHVGRPKGSVMTVTFEIENQEFVALNGGPLFKFTEAVSFMVKCETQAEIDEMWDKLSQGGEPGPCGWLKDKYGLSWQIVSPEWDKMLRDKDPKRSERVMEAILQMTKPDLQKIQQAYDGT is encoded by the coding sequence ATGCCTACTATACAACGAATTACCCCTTGCCTGTGGTTCGACGACCAAGCCGAAGAAGCGGCACAGTTCTATCTGTCGATATTCACGCGTTCGAGGATGGGTCCCATAACACGCTATGGAGAAGCCGGCGCCCACGTCGGACGGCCGAAGGGATCGGTGATGACCGTCACGTTCGAGATCGAAAACCAGGAATTCGTGGCCTTGAACGGCGGCCCTCTCTTCAAATTCACCGAGGCAGTCTCGTTTATGGTGAAGTGCGAGACGCAAGCTGAAATCGACGAGATGTGGGACAAACTCTCCCAAGGCGGGGAACCTGGGCCATGTGGCTGGCTGAAGGATAAGTATGGGCTCTCATGGCAAATCGTCTCTCCGGAATGGGACAAGATGCTGCGAGACAAAGATCCCAAGCGATCCGAACGAGTGATGGAGGCCATCCTGCAAATGACGAAACCGGACCTTCAAAAGATCCAACAGGCTTACGACGGCACGTGA
- a CDS encoding VOC family protein codes for MNKPVKPIPDGMHTVTPHLVCAGAADAIEFYKKAFNAVELCQVPGPEGKLLHGLIQIGNSPIMLVDEFPDHNSFGPKSLKGSPVTIHLYVQDVEAVFNQAVASGAKIMMPVADMFWGDRYGLLEDPFGHQWSIATHVRDVNQEELKEAARKACG; via the coding sequence ATGAACAAGCCGGTCAAGCCGATTCCAGATGGGATGCATACTGTGACCCCGCACTTGGTGTGCGCCGGTGCCGCCGATGCAATTGAATTTTACAAGAAGGCCTTCAATGCCGTGGAGCTGTGCCAGGTACCAGGACCAGAGGGAAAACTTCTCCATGGCCTGATCCAAATCGGCAACTCTCCCATCATGCTCGTCGATGAATTTCCCGATCACAACTCATTCGGGCCGAAGTCGTTGAAAGGTTCGCCGGTCACCATCCATCTCTATGTCCAAGATGTGGAGGCGGTCTTCAACCAAGCCGTCGCATCCGGCGCGAAAATCATGATGCCGGTCGCAGACATGTTCTGGGGAGATCGTTATGGCCTGCTGGAAGATCCCTTTGGGCACCAGTGGTCGATCGCCACGCACGTTCGAGACGTCAACCAAGAAGAATTGAAGGAGGCGGCAAGAAAGGCCTGCGGCTGA
- a CDS encoding MoaD/ThiS family protein: MVRVILPQHLRTLARVNGEVTLDVDGPVTQRAVLDALEASYPVLRGTVRDHVTLKRRPFIRFFACEQDLSHESPDAPLPDAVVTGSEPFLIVGAMAGG, from the coding sequence ATGGTTCGAGTGATATTGCCACAGCATTTGCGGACCCTGGCGCGCGTCAACGGTGAAGTGACTCTTGATGTCGACGGTCCGGTGACGCAACGGGCGGTCCTCGACGCGCTTGAAGCCAGCTATCCGGTGTTACGGGGAACTGTCCGTGATCACGTGACGCTCAAACGCAGACCGTTTATCCGTTTCTTTGCCTGTGAGCAGGATCTGTCCCATGAATCGCCGGATGCTCCCCTGCCCGACGCCGTTGTCACGGGAAGCGAGCCGTTCCTGATCGTGGGAGCCATGGCGGGAGGATAG
- a CDS encoding DUF1579 domain-containing protein — protein sequence MQLKPLAVTTLCIMLTAVPVFAKEKKHEQPMDPQAMMEVWKKLATPGEPHKLFATLAGSWTTQTKEWMEPGKPPTESTGTAEMKMVLDGRFLYQEYNAQMMGQPFSGIGLDGYDNLTKKYVTAWIDTMGTGIFFMEGTASADGKTITLRGSHPEPGGGKMTHRAVWRLADVNNPTFEMYGAHGKEKEMKFLEIIYSRKP from the coding sequence ATGCAGTTGAAACCCTTGGCAGTGACCACATTGTGCATCATGCTGACTGCCGTGCCAGTTTTCGCGAAGGAGAAGAAGCACGAACAACCGATGGATCCGCAGGCGATGATGGAAGTCTGGAAAAAGTTAGCGACACCCGGCGAGCCGCACAAGCTGTTCGCAACATTAGCCGGCAGCTGGACGACTCAGACCAAGGAGTGGATGGAGCCGGGCAAGCCGCCGACGGAATCCACCGGCACGGCGGAGATGAAAATGGTGCTCGATGGGCGATTTCTCTATCAAGAGTACAACGCCCAAATGATGGGGCAGCCCTTCTCTGGGATCGGGCTCGATGGGTACGATAATCTGACCAAGAAATATGTGACCGCCTGGATCGATACGATGGGGACCGGCATTTTCTTCATGGAAGGCACGGCGAGCGCCGATGGTAAGACCATTACGCTGCGAGGCTCACATCCTGAGCCGGGCGGCGGCAAGATGACGCACCGTGCGGTCTGGAGACTCGCCGATGTCAACAACCCAACGTTCGAGATGTACGGCGCTCATGGAAAGGAAAAAGAAATGAAGTTCCTGGAGATCATCTACAGCAGGAAACCGTAA
- a CDS encoding alpha/beta hydrolase, with protein sequence MFKKERHKSLKARYQTVDFSWPARVIVFAAVLSFYLHGCTHTAPFRDSQGRIIPGSIAAMETVSIGGIPQQLWFRGIDTHNPALLILHGGPGVSEAALYRYFNSELEQHFLVVNWEQRGTGRSFRTGIPPESMTIAQFLRDLDDVVELIRKRFHKDHVVLLGESWGTALGTIYAVHHPEKVAAYVGIGQVANMPEGERLSYAYAITQARTSGNEKAVKELNTIGPPPHTVDEMLISRRWVERFGGSFHTNLSTGKLIWAALNTDEANVIDLILFGRGNRFSLEHLWPEFSRLDLTIYNKFEMPVLFLLGRHDWQVPSTLAASYFESIDAPSKQLIWFERSAHHPPFEEAETFNRVMIEAVLSLVAGQPTGRYEWIPIN encoded by the coding sequence ATGTTTAAGAAAGAACGACACAAGTCGCTGAAGGCACGGTATCAAACAGTGGACTTTTCATGGCCGGCGCGAGTCATTGTTTTCGCTGCTGTTCTCTCGTTTTATTTGCATGGTTGCACCCATACCGCTCCCTTTCGGGATAGCCAAGGGCGGATCATCCCAGGGAGTATTGCCGCCATGGAGACTGTTTCTATCGGCGGCATCCCACAACAGCTCTGGTTTCGAGGCATCGATACGCACAATCCGGCTTTGCTGATCTTGCACGGCGGTCCAGGGGTCAGTGAGGCGGCCCTCTATCGCTATTTCAATTCCGAGCTGGAACAGCACTTCTTGGTGGTGAATTGGGAGCAGCGCGGAACGGGACGCTCCTTCCGCACCGGCATTCCACCGGAATCGATGACGATCGCACAGTTTCTCCGCGACCTGGATGATGTCGTCGAATTGATCCGGAAACGATTTCATAAGGATCACGTCGTCTTACTCGGCGAATCCTGGGGGACCGCTCTCGGCACGATCTATGCCGTTCACCATCCGGAAAAGGTTGCAGCCTATGTGGGGATTGGACAGGTGGCCAATATGCCGGAAGGTGAGCGACTCTCGTACGCCTACGCGATAACACAGGCGAGAACAAGCGGCAATGAGAAAGCGGTCAAAGAGCTGAACACTATCGGACCTCCTCCCCACACAGTCGATGAGATGTTGATCTCTCGCCGCTGGGTGGAGCGATTCGGTGGTTCGTTCCATACCAATCTTTCGACCGGCAAACTAATTTGGGCGGCGCTGAACACCGACGAGGCCAACGTTATCGACCTCATTCTGTTCGGACGTGGTAATCGCTTCTCGTTGGAGCATCTCTGGCCTGAGTTCTCACGGCTTGATCTCACCATCTACAACAAGTTCGAGATGCCCGTGCTTTTTCTGCTCGGTCGTCATGATTGGCAAGTTCCATCGACGCTCGCAGCTTCATACTTCGAGTCCATCGATGCTCCAAGCAAACAACTGATCTGGTTCGAACGCTCCGCCCATCACCCGCCGTTCGAGGAGGCCGAGACGTTCAATAGAGTCATGATCGAGGCTGTCCTTTCGCTGGTAGCGGGCCAACCTACCGGCCGATACGAATGGATACCAATAAATTAA
- a CDS encoding nucleoside hydrolase, with protein MDTVLRLLRIGFRTAGILALLGIVALVISLMLPIKIWRTGEVLSEPIQLHPAEPFSTSPIRVWIDTDAACGLGQRTDPDDCFAILLLAQQGHVQLVGISTIFGNAPLDGTDRTTRDLIALLETSRRRAIPVYRGASEPIKQEEAIESIRPREASEALRKALEEEPLAIVALGPLTNIALALKDRPQLQVNVTRLVAVMGRRKGHVFHPVEGGTAHSFLGHGPIFRDFNLTEDEQAAAIVLAMGLPLTLLPYEAARDILLDASCLDKMDARGGAAAWVAHHARPWLTYWEEDIGVDGFYPFDLLAAAYIVEPSLSRCAQVPVAIEDDTWLFGWLGYRGLFIESEHETRSQLLASGSALYCPKVSTHLYTWLVEQLTDVRGRDRL; from the coding sequence ATGGACACTGTTTTGCGGCTCCTTCGCATTGGCTTTCGAACAGCCGGCATTTTGGCGCTTCTAGGAATCGTAGCCCTCGTGATTTCGTTGATGCTACCCATCAAAATTTGGCGAACCGGAGAAGTTCTCTCGGAACCGATCCAACTTCATCCTGCCGAACCCTTCTCTACTTCTCCTATCCGGGTTTGGATCGACACCGATGCCGCCTGTGGGCTTGGCCAGCGGACCGATCCGGATGATTGTTTTGCAATTCTGCTCCTTGCGCAACAGGGTCATGTCCAACTTGTTGGCATTTCCACAATTTTTGGAAATGCCCCCCTCGACGGAACGGATCGCACGACGCGCGATCTGATCGCTCTCCTCGAAACCAGCAGACGGCGTGCGATCCCGGTATACCGAGGAGCATCCGAGCCAATCAAGCAAGAAGAAGCGATCGAAAGCATTCGGCCACGGGAAGCGTCTGAAGCGTTGCGCAAAGCTCTTGAAGAAGAACCCCTCGCCATTGTCGCCCTAGGCCCGCTGACGAACATCGCGCTTGCATTGAAGGACCGTCCCCAACTGCAAGTCAACGTGACGCGACTCGTTGCAGTGATGGGTCGTCGAAAAGGGCATGTATTCCATCCAGTCGAAGGAGGCACGGCACACTCGTTCTTGGGACATGGTCCAATTTTCAGAGACTTCAACTTGACGGAAGACGAACAAGCCGCCGCGATCGTTCTCGCGATGGGTTTGCCCCTGACACTCCTTCCCTACGAGGCGGCGAGGGATATCCTTCTGGATGCTTCGTGCCTCGACAAGATGGACGCACGAGGTGGGGCTGCTGCATGGGTCGCCCATCATGCCCGCCCATGGCTCACCTATTGGGAGGAGGACATCGGCGTTGACGGCTTCTATCCGTTCGATCTCCTGGCCGCGGCCTATATAGTTGAGCCTTCGCTCTCGCGTTGCGCGCAGGTACCGGTCGCCATCGAAGATGATACCTGGTTGTTCGGCTGGCTCGGGTATCGTGGATTGTTTATCGAGTCGGAGCACGAAACCAGATCCCAACTATTGGCTTCCGGTTCGGCTCTGTACTGTCCCAAGGTGTCAACACATCTATACACTTGGCTGGTGGAGCAGTTGACGGATGTACGTGGAAGAGATCGCCTGTGA
- a CDS encoding SDR family oxidoreductase produces MICVTGASGTVGSEVVKQLGTAHAPFRAGYFSRRTAEAAHTRGIDAVVIDYNRPETLRAAFQGCDKLFLLGPTLPNQTQLELNAVEAAKQGGIPHIVKQSVMAAHEERYTIARVHRAVERRIESSGMAWTFLRPNSFMQNAVTFMGGTIRAESVFYSSSGDARISHVDVRDIAAVAVRALTGTNHEGQAYTLTGPQALTYDELAGELSKALGRTIRHINLPPEDIKAGMLAQGTPNEIADWLIDLERFYREDGASRVTDDIKRVTGGDPRRFGDFARDYASVLQPV; encoded by the coding sequence ATGATCTGTGTGACGGGAGCAAGCGGGACAGTAGGCAGTGAGGTGGTCAAGCAACTGGGAACAGCCCACGCGCCGTTTCGAGCCGGGTACTTTTCTCGCCGGACGGCAGAAGCTGCACATACACGAGGGATCGACGCGGTCGTTATCGACTACAACAGACCCGAGACCCTTCGCGCAGCCTTTCAGGGGTGTGACAAGTTATTCCTGCTTGGGCCGACCCTGCCGAATCAAACGCAGCTCGAACTCAATGCCGTCGAAGCAGCAAAACAGGGAGGCATCCCGCATATTGTCAAGCAATCGGTCATGGCTGCCCACGAAGAGAGGTACACCATCGCGCGCGTCCATCGGGCCGTCGAGAGGAGAATCGAATCCAGCGGGATGGCCTGGACGTTTCTTCGCCCGAACAGCTTCATGCAGAATGCGGTCACGTTCATGGGCGGCACGATCAGAGCCGAATCGGTGTTCTACAGTTCCAGTGGAGACGCACGAATCAGTCATGTGGATGTGCGGGACATCGCTGCGGTGGCCGTTCGAGCACTGACCGGCACGAACCACGAGGGGCAAGCCTATACGCTTACGGGACCGCAGGCACTGACGTATGACGAGTTAGCCGGCGAGCTTTCGAAGGCGCTCGGGCGAACGATCCGCCACATCAACCTTCCCCCGGAAGACATAAAGGCCGGCATGCTGGCTCAGGGCACGCCCAACGAGATCGCCGACTGGCTCATCGACCTTGAACGGTTTTATCGAGAGGACGGTGCAAGCCGTGTCACCGACGACATCAAGCGCGTGACTGGGGGTGATCCGCGACGGTTCGGGGACTTCGCCCGCGACTATGCATCGGTCCTCCAGCCCGTCTAG
- a CDS encoding DUF1579 domain-containing protein: MQLKQFAVTTLCLMLIASPVMAKEKKHEKPMDEKAMMEMWQKLATPGEPHKQLASLAGSWTTTTKEWMEPGKPPMESSGTVEMKSVLDGRFLQQEFTGSMMGQPYSGIGTTGYDNLRKKYVSTWMDSMGTGIFVMEGTASSDGKTITLRGSHPEPGGGHMTHRAVWKLVDQNSQIFEMYGAHKGEKEMKEMEITYARKQ, encoded by the coding sequence ATGCAGTTGAAACAATTCGCCGTGACCACATTATGTCTCATGCTGATCGCCTCGCCGGTTATGGCGAAAGAGAAGAAACACGAGAAGCCCATGGATGAGAAAGCAATGATGGAGATGTGGCAAAAATTGGCCACGCCCGGCGAGCCCCACAAACAGCTCGCAAGTCTGGCCGGGAGCTGGACCACAACAACCAAAGAATGGATGGAACCCGGCAAGCCTCCCATGGAATCAAGCGGCACGGTCGAAATGAAGTCGGTCCTGGATGGACGGTTTCTCCAGCAGGAGTTCACCGGCAGCATGATGGGCCAACCGTATTCGGGCATCGGGACGACCGGCTATGACAACTTGCGCAAGAAGTATGTGTCGACCTGGATGGATTCGATGGGCACGGGAATCTTCGTCATGGAGGGCACGGCGAGCTCCGACGGGAAAACGATTACACTACGAGGCTCACATCCTGAGCCGGGTGGCGGCCACATGACCCATCGGGCGGTTTGGAAACTCGTCGATCAGAACAGCCAGATCTTCGAGATGTACGGGGCCCACAAGGGCGAGAAGGAAATGAAGGAAATGGAGATCACCTATGCGCGTAAGCAGTAG
- a CDS encoding SRPBCC domain-containing protein — protein MTEILHRVGIKAGPDKVFWALSTIEGLALWWTESTRGVADVGKTIEFQFHDLNGKIIGGFEMEVLKQEPFKKVQWKCVKGPEEWIGTEIGFDLKQENEFAIVLFGHRNWKESGEFTAHCSTKWAVFLMSLKELVETGKGRPAPRDIKIDNWN, from the coding sequence ATGACGGAAATCCTTCATCGCGTAGGAATCAAGGCTGGTCCTGACAAGGTTTTTTGGGCGCTCTCGACGATCGAGGGACTTGCTCTTTGGTGGACGGAGAGCACGAGAGGGGTCGCTGACGTCGGCAAAACCATAGAATTTCAATTCCATGATCTCAATGGGAAGATTATCGGTGGATTCGAGATGGAAGTGTTGAAGCAAGAGCCATTCAAAAAGGTTCAGTGGAAGTGTGTCAAAGGGCCTGAGGAATGGATCGGGACGGAAATCGGCTTCGATTTGAAACAAGAAAACGAATTCGCGATCGTGTTGTTCGGCCATCGCAACTGGAAGGAGTCCGGTGAGTTTACCGCCCACTGCAGCACAAAGTGGGCCGTGTTTTTGATGAGTCTCAAGGAACTCGTCGAAACCGGTAAGGGCAGACCTGCTCCCAGAGATATCAAAATCGATAATTGGAACTAG
- a CDS encoding dihydrofolate reductase family protein: MRKLIAAMKVSVDGKIEGPEGYADWVEAWSDDYGMMSQVDACLLGAGMYPGYEQYWTAIQNEPAKPLPMTGKAPTSAEIEWARFAAQVPHYVLSSTPTSVRWPKTSFVRRLEDITALKQRPGKDIYLVGGAHTTESCIEAGLVNELRLIVYPLIAGGGKTLFAMMTRRHGLQLQNVQQVQGGRVSLIYGVS; encoded by the coding sequence ATGCGAAAGCTGATCGCTGCGATGAAAGTTTCGGTGGACGGGAAGATCGAGGGGCCGGAGGGATATGCGGATTGGGTAGAAGCGTGGTCGGACGACTACGGCATGATGTCTCAAGTCGACGCATGCCTGCTTGGAGCAGGCATGTACCCCGGCTACGAGCAGTATTGGACCGCGATACAGAATGAGCCTGCCAAACCCCTACCGATGACCGGCAAGGCGCCGACGTCGGCTGAGATCGAATGGGCCCGCTTCGCCGCGCAGGTCCCCCACTATGTCCTGTCTAGCACACCGACTTCGGTACGTTGGCCGAAGACGAGTTTCGTCCGGAGACTCGAAGACATCACTGCCCTCAAGCAGCGGCCTGGCAAAGACATCTATCTCGTTGGAGGTGCCCACACGACAGAGAGCTGTATTGAAGCCGGGCTGGTGAATGAACTCCGGCTGATTGTGTATCCCCTGATCGCCGGTGGAGGAAAGACGCTCTTTGCAATGATGACTCGTCGTCACGGACTTCAACTACAGAACGTTCAGCAGGTGCAGGGTGGTCGTGTCAGCCTGATCTACGGAGTCAGCTAA
- a CDS encoding SRPBCC family protein, whose amino-acid sequence MFKIITLTIIVLVASVLIYAAMQTDTFRVQRTASINSPADKIFPLLNDMRSFNTWNPYEKKDPNMKGAYSGPRSGKGAEYAFDGNKEVGKGNIEITESSHPSKVTMNLNMIDPFEAHNVVEFTLQPVGDGTNVTWSMQGSLPYIAKVIHLLFDMDRMVGKDFEAGLANLKTIAEG is encoded by the coding sequence ATGTTCAAGATCATCACCCTCACCATCATCGTTCTGGTCGCGTCGGTGCTGATCTACGCCGCGATGCAGACTGACACCTTTCGCGTTCAGCGCACCGCGAGCATCAACTCACCGGCGGATAAGATTTTTCCGCTCCTCAACGACATGCGTAGCTTCAATACCTGGAACCCTTATGAAAAGAAGGATCCCAACATGAAGGGGGCCTACAGCGGTCCTCGCAGCGGCAAAGGCGCTGAGTATGCGTTCGACGGTAACAAGGAAGTCGGCAAGGGAAACATCGAGATTACCGAGTCATCGCACCCTTCCAAGGTTACGATGAACTTGAACATGATTGATCCCTTCGAGGCCCACAACGTCGTCGAGTTTACGCTCCAACCGGTGGGTGATGGTACCAATGTGACCTGGTCTATGCAGGGCTCCTTGCCGTACATCGCGAAGGTCATTCACCTGCTCTTCGATATGGACCGCATGGTCGGCAAAGATTTCGAGGCCGGCTTGGCCAATCTCAAAACGATCGCTGAAGGATAA